A window of Solanum stenotomum isolate F172 chromosome 3, ASM1918654v1, whole genome shotgun sequence contains these coding sequences:
- the LOC125860355 gene encoding cytochrome P450 71A6-like: protein MISLFAVFPFLIFLAFIVLSSKKCKKNLPPSPPKLPFIGNFHQLGQQPHRSLQKLTNEYGPMMMLQFGSVPVLIASSAEAASQIMKTQDLGFANKPKSIIPSKLFFGPKDVAFTPYGDYWRNARSVCMLQLLNNKRVQSFSKIREEETSLLLRKINDSIDNSQVVDLTDLFVSMTNDVLCRVALGRKYCDGEEGKKFKSLVIEFVELLGVFNIADYMPWLAWVNRFNGLNAKVDKVAEEFSAFLEGVIEEHKEKMIKIDDKEDGSADFVDILLQVQKENKSGFKVEMDSIKAIIMDMFSAGTDTTSTLLEWTMNELIRNPNTLRKLRDEVRQVTQGKSDVTEDDLEHMPYLTAVMKESLRLHSPVPLLPREAIKDTKVLGYDVAAGTQVFVCPWAISRDPTIWENPEEFQPERFLDSCVDYKGLNFELIPFGAGRRGCPGITFAKVVNELALARMLFHFEFSLPNGVKAEDLDVDEALGITVRRKFPLLVVATPRI from the coding sequence atgatttccTTATTTGCAGTTTTTCCATTCTTAATTTTCTTGGCATTTATTGTGCTTTCATccaaaaaatgcaagaaaaatcTTCCTCCATCTCCTCCAAAACTTCCTTTCATCGGAAACTTTCACCAATTGGGGCAACAACCACACCGCTCTCTCCAAAAATTAACGAATGAATATGGCCCAATGATGATGCTTCAGTTCGGCAGCGTCCCTGTATTAATCGCTTCCTCAGCCGAAGCAGCTTCCCAGATCATGAAGACTCAGGATCTGGGTTTTGCTAACAAGCCCAAATCCATTATTCCCAGCAAGCTTTTTTTCGGTCCAAAAGACGTGGCCTTCACTCCATATGGTGATTACTGGAGGAACGCCCGAAGTGTTTGTATGCTTCAGCTTTTGAACAACAAAAGAGTCCAATCCTTTAGCAAAATTAGGGAAGAAGAGACTTCTCTTCTTCTCCGAAAGATTAACGACTCAATTGACAATTCACAAGTTGTTGATTTGACGGATCTGTTTGTGAGCATGACGAATGACGTGCTTTGCAGGGTGGCATTAGGAAGGAAGTATTGTGACGGCGAAGAAgggaaaaaattcaaatcattGGTAATAGAGTTTGTTGAGTTGTTGGGTGTTTTTAACATCGCCGATTACATGCCTTGGCTTGCGTGGGTGAATCGTTTCAACGGATTAAATGCGAAAGTGGACAAAGTAGCTGAGGAgtttagtgcatttttggaagGCGTAATTGAGGAACACAAGGAGAAGATGATCAAAATAGATGACAAAGAGGATGGGTCAGCTGACTTTGTCGATATATTGCTCCAAGTTCAGAAAGAAAACAAGTCGGGTTTTAAAGTTGAGATGGATTCGATTAAAGCTATTATCATGGATATGTTTTCTGCAGGAACAGATACAACCTCCACTCTTTTAGAATGGACAATGAATGAACTCATCAGAAATCCAAACACATTGCGGAAATTAAGAGACGAGGTGAGACAAGTAACTCAAGGGAAGTCGGACGTGACAGAGGACGACTTGGAGCACATGCCTTATTTAACTGCAGTGATGAAAGAGAGTCTACGTCTTCATTCTCCGGTGCCATTGCTTCCTCGGGAAGCAATAAAGGACACCAAAGTATTGGGCTACGACGTGGCTGCTGGAACTCAAGTCTTTGTTTGTCCTTGGGCTATCTCTAGGGACCCGACCATATGGGAAAATCCAGAGGAGTTTCAACCAGAAAGGTTTTTGGATAGTTGTGTAGATTACAAAGGgttaaattttgagttaattcCATTTGGTGCGGGTAGAAGAGGTTGTCCTGGAATCACATTCGCTAAGGTTGTGAATGAATTGGCATTGGCAAGAATGTTGTTTCATTTTGAATTCTCGTTACCAAATGGAGTAAAAGCGGAAGACTTGGATGTGGATGAAGCTCTTGGAATTACAGTCAGACGAAAGTTCCCTCTCTTAGTCGTTGCAACTCCACGCATttga